Proteins encoded by one window of Halorubrum ruber:
- a CDS encoding helix-turn-helix domain-containing protein — MSTSPAETADQDRLSESEYRDRLRELPPSAKLVAKVLEGDAPLSQGGLAEESLLPDRTVRYALNRLEEEGLVDSRYSFKDARKQVYYLTT, encoded by the coding sequence ATGAGTACCAGTCCCGCGGAGACCGCTGACCAGGACCGCCTGTCGGAGTCCGAGTACCGCGACCGCCTGCGCGAGCTGCCCCCGAGCGCGAAGCTCGTCGCGAAGGTGCTGGAGGGGGACGCCCCCCTCTCGCAGGGCGGCCTCGCTGAGGAGTCGCTGCTCCCCGACCGCACCGTCCGCTACGCGCTCAACCGCCTCGAGGAGGAGGGCCTCGTCGACTCGCGGTACAGCTTCAAGGACGCGCGCAAGCAGGTGTACTACCTGACGACCTGA
- a CDS encoding PPOX class F420-dependent oxidoreductase: MIPESHIDILEAESYAHFATVGPDGLPHVTPVWVDHEDREYVLVNTARGRRKERNVRHNPKVGVSVLDPDDPYRYVSVRGEAELTEEGAREHIDELARRYFGVDEYPHHDEEEGARVIVKIPAENVATSG; the protein is encoded by the coding sequence GTGATACCCGAGTCCCACATCGACATCCTCGAAGCCGAGTCGTACGCGCACTTCGCCACCGTCGGACCGGATGGACTCCCCCACGTCACGCCGGTGTGGGTCGACCACGAGGACCGCGAGTACGTCCTCGTGAACACCGCCCGCGGGCGACGCAAGGAGCGGAACGTCCGACACAACCCGAAGGTCGGCGTCAGCGTGCTCGACCCCGACGACCCGTACCGGTACGTCTCCGTCCGCGGCGAGGCAGAGCTGACGGAGGAGGGCGCGCGCGAACACATCGACGAGCTCGCCCGCCGCTACTTCGGCGTCGACGAGTACCCCCACCATGACGAGGAAGAGGGCGCACGTGTGATCGTCAAGATTCCGGCCGAGAACGTCGCCACGAGCGGGTGA
- a CDS encoding glycosyltransferase family 2 protein, giving the protein MDLSVVVPTLNGRDRLAACLDALAAEATDAEVIVVNGPSADGTTGMVRDRDDVDVLVEISDRTVNVARNAGIEVATGDAVALVDYDNRIEPGWRDAVADGLDAAPVVSGPVTPIPPSGADAGADRPDDAPADDPSEPERNRIAGRDVTYFESGNVAFRRDALRDLDGFDEYLRVGGARDAAHRLARMDREVAWRPAMAARKELPTPTAADGGRSAHEWGWKYRGLAYRLLKNYGVRPTALLRTGSHAIGDALGAAKDVIRGESTPSRWAATGRDVLVGLTGGSSDGLVARRRDRSPARNPNGISTRADRAVAKYDRRAETDGDGGSGADRGDRAAAEDGATEADGDDAK; this is encoded by the coding sequence ATGGACCTCTCGGTCGTCGTCCCGACGCTCAACGGTCGGGACCGGTTGGCCGCCTGCCTCGACGCGCTGGCGGCCGAGGCCACCGACGCCGAGGTGATCGTCGTCAACGGTCCCTCGGCCGACGGCACGACCGGCATGGTTCGCGACCGCGACGACGTCGACGTGTTAGTCGAGATATCCGACCGCACCGTCAACGTCGCCCGCAACGCCGGCATCGAGGTGGCGACGGGCGACGCGGTCGCGCTGGTCGACTACGACAACCGGATCGAGCCGGGGTGGCGCGACGCGGTCGCCGACGGCCTCGACGCGGCCCCCGTGGTCTCGGGACCGGTGACGCCGATCCCGCCGAGCGGGGCGGACGCGGGAGCTGACCGCCCGGACGACGCGCCGGCCGACGACCCGAGCGAGCCGGAGCGCAACCGAATCGCGGGTCGAGACGTCACCTACTTCGAGAGCGGGAACGTCGCGTTCCGGCGGGACGCCCTCCGGGACCTCGACGGCTTCGACGAGTACCTCCGGGTCGGCGGCGCGCGCGACGCGGCCCACCGGCTCGCGCGTATGGACCGCGAGGTGGCGTGGCGGCCGGCGATGGCCGCGCGGAAGGAGCTCCCGACCCCGACCGCCGCGGACGGCGGGCGGAGCGCCCACGAGTGGGGCTGGAAGTACCGCGGGCTCGCCTACCGCCTACTGAAGAACTACGGCGTGCGGCCGACCGCCCTCCTCCGGACGGGGTCGCACGCGATCGGCGACGCGCTCGGCGCGGCAAAAGACGTGATCCGCGGCGAGTCGACTCCCTCACGGTGGGCCGCGACGGGCCGCGACGTGCTGGTCGGGCTCACCGGCGGGAGCTCCGACGGCCTCGTCGCGCGGCGCCGGGACCGGAGTCCCGCGCGGAACCCGAACGGCATCTCGACGCGCGCGGACCGCGCCGTCGCGAAGTACGACCGGCGGGCGGAGACGGACGGCGACGGCGGGAGCGGGGCGGACCGCGGCGACCGCGCCGCGGCCGAGGACGGAGCCACCGAGGCCGACGGCGACGACGCCAAGTGA